The genomic interval TGTAATTAAAGTCCTGTAATGAACTTTACAAACCCATCATAACTGCATGAGGTTTTGGCGAATCTTAGTGTTCGATCTATCAGGCCCCTTATGTCTCCCCTGAACTGGTCACGTACAAGGCTGCCCTTTATCTCCTGCTTATATTGTGATTCTATTTTTGCTATCAGATGACAGCTGTGGAGCAGGAAGTGCTCGGAGAACAGTGCTTCAGAATTAATTGAATGGAAAAGGGATCAGGTGTGCAAGCTTTTCCCTGTGGTATCCAGATTATCACATCTGTTATTAGGAATAATGGTGCAGTTTTACAGGGGTTTGGATAACTCATATCCAATATCTAAAGATCTAGTGGCCAACAGACAAACTCTCAAATGCTATAGTGGCAAACAGTTTGTTTAGATGCTGCTGCCAACATAAGGTATATGGAAATAGAAACCAAAGGgacatttgtttttctgtttccagGGGCCAGAGGGTGGGTGGCAGGACTCCTGTTGATGCACCTGGCTACAAATTACATCTAAGAGTATCCCACTCACTTTCATAATAAAAGGCAGATATGTGCAAGGCGCCCTGGGTGCCTAAAGTTGTACAATTAAACATATATGGAAGATTTAACATATGAAGAAATGGATGAAAAGTAGGCCTGGTACTAGCACCTTTAAAGACAAGGCAGCAATGgcatttgctacattttttttcaccatacagcagaaaaataaatgaaaataactaTAAGCCTACCAGCCATCGCTGTCTGCAGCATTCACATTCACTCCAAACTGTACAAGGAATTTAACGATTTCTGTGTGACCGGCACAAACTGCGTTGTGAAGTGCTGTGATCCCTTCGTCGTTGGGCTCACTGGGGTCTTGAACCTGAAAACAATATCGCTGTTAATAATAAGGAATAAAAGACATAACACAAGTCTAAAATAATACTGGTGCTGCCTACAAATATTTAGATTCATTTTAGATAATAGGAACCCAAAAGCTGACCTGACCAAAAAGTGAGAGCACATGAGCCTCAGAGCTGTATATTAGAAGTGTAAGAACATCTAAGGCATCGCTAGTCTCAGCAAAAAGAGTGAGGTCACTACAGTGTTGCTCACGGTTCTTCTTCATGGAGAGGAGGGTGTACCTGAGAACCTGCCATGCGTAGACCTTCCCCCACACCAACCCCCCCCTCCTTTTTGATTTATCTATTTTGTGGATCTGTATTTTCTTCGTTTTTCCCTACTGAAAAGACCACTTTCACACAAAAAAACTgtgcagaataaaacaaaaagtcaaagtaaagtaaaaaaaaataagtcattaGGGCAAAAGATCATTAGTCCTCATcctctgtttgccttttttttataagcaCAACTTCTAAAAGCTCAGGTCTTCTTTAAAGTTTATTGGTTGCAAAAACTGTCCCCCTTTCCAAATTCACTACAGGGAAGTAACGTAATAGCAAAAGACTATTCTAGAACATTACCGTAATAGCTGTTCTCTGCTCCCATGCAGCGAGAGCAGCCGCACTGCACACTATTAGcataaacacaataaaacccATCCATCAAAGTCTGTGCTAAAGTCAAGCTTCATTTATTACCCCAAAGACAAAAAGGGGAACAAGGAGGTTTtccagataataataaaaaagtaaatataaagaaaggttTAGAAATCACAATGAACTAaccaaagaagaaaataaaatgttattattctgtttttactgATAAGGGAAGGTGCAGATCTAATTTTCAGAGCACCAAGGAATGATAATCTGTGGATCTGTCTGGAATAAGGTGTTGTGCTTCCAGGTTCAGAGTAACATTTGCAAGGACCACCACTAATAGCAgcacatatgtgtatgtatgtatatatatatgtatgtgtgtgtatatatatatctcttgctcttgaagttaatgaatgtctaggctctataaagatgatgctgcctaataatatgttgagacaaacatctgtcctagttgcatttaccaaaataatgtatgtaatgtaacttctgttttttttttttttttttttttttttgcaacctctttttttttttttcgtctaAGCGATCGAGAGTGCATGGGAgtacaaagcctcccaggatacctacgtcaggcatccctgggaggctcttgggtgctccttctgtgcatgcctgagcatctccggcatgcgtagaaggagccttttcgtggaaaAGAAAATTTGGCAATCTCacgtgcagtgagatcagcaagtttttttttctccaacctacatcacccaatctcgcggctgggtcgggtgacgtaggaagaacaggaaggagggaagaagatggcggagccACGCGCAGACTGATGATGGAAAGGCGCGGGATTCAACGGAACAGACCTCTggatagatcggactgccctgcgggattgaaggtgtgtttttttgtttaaggcaGTTTTGgctttaattcctctttaaaactACAAGTTACTTACTTCGTAGATGATTCTCTGCACGAGATCAAACTCTCCCTCCAATGAGGAATCGAGCAACAGAGCAAGAGGATTAAACCTCACTCTCATCCCATGATTGATTCTCTCTGATCCGTTCTTCCTCAAGTTTGTCCTCTTTCCCTGGGGAATGAAACAAATTGATTATTAATCNNNNNNNNNNNNNNNNNNNNNNNNNNNNNNNNNNNNNNNNNNNNNNNNNNNNNNNNNNNNNNNNNNNNNNNNNNNNNNNNNNNNNNNNNNNNNNNNNNNNNNNNNNNNNNNNNNNNNNNNNNNNNNNNNNNNNNNNNNNNNNNNNNNNNNNNNNNNNNNNNNNNNNNNNNNNNNNNNNNNNNNNNNNNNNNNNNNTTTAGTTTAGCATGCACCATATTTAGACCCGATGCACTGTAATTAGATCTCTGTGACAGACCTGTTGTAGCAAACCAACTCCCTGAAAACATCATCTAGCCTTTTcttccccagcctgactgtccttgGACTGTCTTTCAAATTActgattttcagtgtttttagtAACTTTCAAATATGGATGCTTAGCATGTGGATGTTACATGCAACCTAAGAACACCAACTTGTCTAGACAGATCTCTACACCCAGTGTATGCATCAGGGTTGATGGCACTTAAGAGGAGTACCAAGACAGGGTGCTGTAATTTTTGCAGCACCCAGCTGGTCTCTTCCACTAGctatgatctgtctgcattgtatTGAGATGCACAAATCCAATGATGACATAATTATGTCAaatgaaaatggttttatttaagaaatatCATTAGAGGTTTATGAAGCAAGGATAATATTACTTACAGGAGGGAGAAGGAATTGCTCTGTGATCTCTGGAGGGTGCATGTTAATGTCCTCTGCTATGTTTTCTGGGTCTCCTCCAGTGGGGTATGGGGGTGGTGGGTAGGGTGGGTACTCTTCAACGTAGGTATCTGGGGGCTGAACTGTATCCTGAGTCACCTCCACCTCTGCTGGGGATGGAACACCTGGGAATGGAACATCTGGGGAAGGAACACCTGGGGATGGAACACCTGGGGATGGAACACCTGGGAAGGGAATTCCCTCAGGAATACTGTCTGGACCTAGCTCTGGTGAAGGTATCTCTATGTCCTCAGTAAACATGTCAGCATTTTCTTCGGGTGGAGGAATGTCCAGGACATGCAGAGAAGAGGAATCTTCTGAGGGGGCTTCGGCCTCTATGTCTGTAGAGACCTGCAAACCTTGAGTCTCTGCAGAGCTCTCAGAGATCGACGTCACAGTGGTCTGTTTGGGAGCAGAGATGGTCTCCATAGCAGCCAGGGTAGTCCTCTGATACAGAAGCTTTTGTATGTTTGGCCCATTGGGTCCTTCTGGTTCTGTTATAGAGCTACGTTTCTTTAAAGGCCTGGGAGCATTGTACAGTTTCCTTCTCAGAGCCTCTAGGTCAGCATCACTCTGGTTACGGTAAGGGTTGGTTAAAAATGGCAGAAGTTTGGTAGGGCTGAGAGGACGGGGAATCCTTTCTGTCTCTGGGTTTTCGCTGCTGGATACTGGTGTCTCAGAGTCTGGTTCTGGACTGCTGGATTTGGTCTGTCCATCTACTAAAGTGTCCATTTGTAGATTGCCATTCTGCTGGTTCTGTGCTGCGGAGCCACCAATGACTGGTTtaccataaactaaaaaaaaaaaaaaaaaacacacaaatggaaCTGTCAGAAAAGGAACTGCAGCCAAAAGCCAAACTAAATAATAACTGCCAAAAACTGTTGTGATCAATAGAAGgcacaaaggaataaaaaaaactataagacCTATGAAAAACATAAGGCCTTGTACAAGAGTTGGGTCTACCGTTCTACCTTTGAGCCAAAAGTAGGCATGACACATACTGAGGCATCACACTCAATCAAAAAGGTGAGAGTTGGAGGATAAAGCAGCCCACAATAAGAATATGTAGCAAACAGCAAATATCAGACAGGTATTACCAGACAGTACTTTGGGTGGGTGCTCTACAAACTGAAGCTTGTATGTACCAATTCTGTAAGCAGTTCGACAATAAAGTAAGAACCAATGAGAATATAAAatagtgtataatatatataaaacaaactttaaaatatggGTCCAGTGTACTGAAAATACAAGCAAGGATCTGTAGCCCAAAGTTTATACTAGAATTTTAAACTCTAAATCACTTGCAGTACCTGCAGTCCAAGTTTGCTGTACAATTCTGAGCCACAGAACCAGACAATTGAAAAGTTAACAGGTGAATGCCATTCTTACCGCTAGAAAACTGAGGACGTGTCTGAGCCCTGCTGAGGGCTCCCTGTACACTGTAGTTTTTCCCAGGTGTCTGCTGCTGTGTATACATGGAGTAGATAGAACTAGCAGCCACCATCTGAGGTTTGCGGAACTGCGGCACTGGTGGGTCTTTGGCCGGCTGAGGAGTAAATGGACGAACTGCCACTGCAGGAGGATTATCAATCTTGGCAGGTGGCGGAAGTTCCTGGCTGGAAGGAACAGGGAGCCTCTGCTGAATGGGTCCTTTCTGCTTGTTTGCTGCTGAAGTCAGCTTTGGTGGAGCTACCTCAACTTTCGTGTCAGGTGGAGCAGGCTGGGAAGCCTGATTAAAGTAAGGCAGGTTGATCTGTTTTGGTTTGGAAGGAACAGGTGGTGGAacctttgcaatgtttttatttgcagtctgcaatagaagaaaaaaatgcatattttattatgagAAGGTAAACAATTCCAGAATTCAGAGTCCTAGGAAGTCTTTTCCATATAGATAATAAATCATCTCCGCAGCAGAACACCTAGATAACTAACTACCTGTACAGAAATCTTTTAAACTTTCCATAGCTGCTGTTACGCATTATATAAGGCAAATTATATGTCTTTCTAAAGCCTGCTAAAACCTTTCTAAAGTTTTGCTCCGACTCCTGACTGCCGTTTGACCTTTTCGATGACATCATAACTGCTGAATTctgaacttttcatttttttataattttaccaaATATCTCCCCTTTATGGTCTTCAGTTTACAGAACACATACTTTCATCACAAACCCACCTTCACAATTTCAACTAGTCTATAGCAACTTAGGTTGAAGACATACCAATAAACCATTTTAGCTAcgttacaaaaatgattttgcagtGTAGGTAATTGATGTCTACAACCAGAGtattatttacaatttaataGAAActttgtttgataaaaaaaattctgttattcGCTGATCGTCTGAAAATACAAGGTACCTGGCTGTCTGACCACAACTTCTTGAAATCAGTGGGTTTTATGCAAAAGGCACCTTATCCATTTTCACATATGAAAGAAGAGTATGTAAGTAAGTACCTGGACATCTCTCAGCAGATCTTCACTACTCTGATTTTTTCTTAATGGTCCAAGGTTGGGTGGACCAGGGGGTGGCTGAACAGAATCAAACATGGAATTAGGTCTGGTTTTTTTATCCTTGTCCCGTGCAGAAGGGTCTGTGTCTGCAGCTGTAAAGAACATATTCGGTTGTTACCAAGGTTAGATAATAGCTTTCAGATGACTAAGGCTAACTACACGTCAGATGTTTCTCTTCCGATAAACACcgcagggctgatattggacaaacgaatgtaatggaagtgaaaggtaGGGAGcgaagcagggtgccgctctgtcgttctcccccctactctctccatagagcagaacagcgctatatgtacagtgctccttcatgcattgttcagtcttttgtcgtgaaagatcttttccaaccaCAAATATTGAACGTGTTTACGCAGCCTTGTATGCATCCTCTTATCACCCCATCCCAAGTGGCACTGCAGATGTCAACACTGAacttatatatttctgtatacaatatgcaatgtggggggggggggaattgtgTGGTCCTCGAGGGACAGTAACATTGACtttgttaaatgttaaataatttatcagCACTATAAGAACAAAGCAATAGTATTTGAGAACAGGGATTACTTAGTAGAATAGGATTAGAGATAGGACACATGTAAACATAGCAAATGTCCCATGCATTAatgaaatgttcttgtttttacaGGTCTCACTTACCCTGTCCACTGGTAGTCACAGAGCCCTTAGCTGTGCCTTGACTTTCGCCATTAACAGCACTCCAATCAGTGCCAGCCTGCTGAAGTTTGATGCTGTGGACCCCGATGCCTAGAGAATAGAATCAAACATTACACACAAAGAACAGTGTTTTCATGGCTGCACAACACACTCATTATTCCTGGGCTAATCCACACACATCACATTCTAGTAACATCTCTAGAGCCAGGAAATTGCACAGAATGACTTCATGAACCCAATTTGGCTAAAGGCATTGGAAAATGCCTATGAATGAGACCGCACAAGTAGacaattcataaataaaatattttttaaatagctaTGGTTATATTGGAGTTGAACAATACAAATATTGTCCTACAGCAGCAATAACAAGTAGTTGTGAACTGTAACAAATGATCGCACAAATTCAAGGATTAAAAAAGGTCTACAAATTATCCCCCCGGGAGGGACAAAAGAAACGAAAAAAAACCTAACCATAAGGAGTTTTTCCCGCTATTTTACAGTGGGAAAGTATCAACAGTTCTGGAATAGGAtttcaaaatgcacaaaaaccttagttgatccagaggtgacaaaaaaaaaccctttctaaAAAGCACAATAATTTCCCACCTGGAGCTAGTGGCAACTGGATTAAGCCCCTAAAACACCATGTGTGTGAATTTTTAGAAATGCATTAACCCCATCTATTTGGTTGTTTTAGGTAGCGactaataattttttactttaggaACCTTTTGGTAAGATGCAGCCCTTGTTGAGAACAACAACACATTTTCTCAGCTCCTACAGACAAGTGAAAGCAAATAATAGTTACACACAAATAGAATAGTTAAGGAGGAGCAGGAGGACAGTGTAGTTCTATAATTACCAGATTGTGCTTTGCCCTGAGCAGTCTTCATGTTGGGAAGAGTCTGGGACTTCAGAGGAACATCCGGTACTTGTGTGGGAGCAGTCCCCTCCAAGTAGGCAGGTTTAACCAGCAACTCAGGTCTGGACGGCATACGTGGCATGGTGGCGGACTGAATGTAAGGACCGACAGCTGCCACTCGGCTGGTGGTAGGGGCTACCTGCTGGGGCAGATTCCCATCAGATGAAATCTAAATCAAAGAGAGGCGGCAAAGCTTTTCAACACAACACAAGCAAGAATATGGTTGCAGGgagaaagcagcaaaaaagagACACAGGTTCACTAGGAAGAAACAAGTTGGTATTTTACACCACAAAGGagcagtatttttttatagtatccTGTACTCTTAGCCaaagaagaatgtaaaaatgtttaaaaattgatGCCAGACAAAAAAGGGTATATAGCCTAAATTCCTAAGATGCAAGCTTGTGGAAAACTTGGTTAATTCCTCAAGCATTATACAGCAAGCATATAGGCAGGCTCAACAATGAGTTTTGGCTGACAACATGGCACTTTAATGGCACACATCAAGGTGCCATTAAAGAAAGCGctatacatacagcgccattctgctttatggagaggggaggggaaagaaCTATGTTTGTGTGCTGCACTCTATCCCCTTGACTTTCATTTGGAACGTTcctcatccgtggatccaccaggacggtcattcaggcAACGGacaacgagccctgtacacacgccagattctcgcctgatattatcgggcgagaatcacctgacgtgtgtaagtagcctaactTCAAACCTTCTAATTCACCCTCTAAGGGTTATTTTTTGTCATCTAGGATTTGGGGTGGGCACTTTGAATGAGCAGATCTTGTCACTAAGGTAAAAAGGTCAGataaaaagtgtttaatatttttaaaacaatcctAATTCATTCAATATGGGACAAATAGAAATTACATTATTTGGATTTGCCAAATTAATTTTGTAGGTCTGTCAACAACAAAGCCTTAAGAAAAAgaaccttaaaaacaaaaaggaaaggatGGAGGGCAGCAGCACATTTTTCTGTAATGAATATCAGCTTGCAGGCTCATTACACAAATACTGCGGTAATGGGCTTTGGAGGCTCAATGTTCCGATGTGAAATGATCTATTTGAAAGAAATGACAGTTCAGCAGA from Pyxicephalus adspersus chromosome 4, UCB_Pads_2.0, whole genome shotgun sequence carries:
- the TP53BP2 gene encoding apoptosis-stimulating of p53 protein 2 isoform X1, whose amino-acid sequence is MRYGPKMMPMFLTVHLSNNEQHFTEVPVTPETTCRDVVELCKEPGESECHLSEVWRGSERPLADNERMYDILQKYGMQWNEARFFLRHERPPSRGSGNGQRAIDPNIKRNGVKGPGDRIMENGVSGPRMDMTLAELQEMAARQQQQIESQQLMLATKEQRLKYLKQQDQRQVQASEQEKLKRLREIAENQEAKLKKVRALKGHVEQKRISNGRLMEEIEQMNNLFQQKQKELMVAVAKVEELNRQLEMLKNGRIEGYHDNQSAVAELDRLYKELQLRNKLNQEQNAKLQQQRESLNKRNSEVTAMDKRVSELRDRLWKKKVALQQKENVPISSDGNLPQQVAPTTSRVAAVGPYIQSATMPRMPSRPELLVKPAYLEGTAPTQVPDVPLKSQTLPNMKTAQGKAQSGIGVHSIKLQQAGTDWSAVNGESQGTAKGSVTTSGQAADTDPSARDKDKKTRPNSMFDSVQPPPGPPNLGPLRKNQSSEDLLRDVQTANKNIAKVPPPVPSKPKQINLPYFNQASQPAPPDTKVEVAPPKLTSAANKQKGPIQQRLPVPSSQELPPPAKIDNPPAVAVRPFTPQPAKDPPVPQFRKPQMVAASSIYSMYTQQQTPGKNYSVQGALSRAQTRPQFSSVYGKPVIGGSAAQNQQNGNLQMDTLVDGQTKSSSPEPDSETPVSSSENPETERIPRPLSPTKLLPFLTNPYRNQSDADLEALRRKLYNAPRPLKKRSSITEPEGPNGPNIQKLLYQRTTLAAMETISAPKQTTVTSISESSAETQGLQVSTDIEAEAPSEDSSSLHVLDIPPPEENADMFTEDIEIPSPELGPDSIPEGIPFPGVPSPGVPSPGVPSPDVPFPGVPSPAEVEVTQDTVQPPDTYVEEYPPYPPPPYPTGGDPENIAEDINMHPPEITEQFLLPPGKRTNLRKNGSERINHGMRVRFNPLALLLDSSLEGEFDLVQRIIYEVQDPSEPNDEGITALHNAVCAGHTEIVKFLVQFGVNVNAADSDGWTPLHCAASCNNVQVCKFLVESGAAVFATTYSDRQTAADKCEEMEEGYSQCSQFLYGVQEKMGIMNRGVLYALWDYPADSNDEISLKEGDCMTIVRREDEDETEWWWARLGDKEGYVPRNLLGLYPRIKPRQRSLA
- the TP53BP2 gene encoding apoptosis-stimulating of p53 protein 2 isoform X2; this encodes MRYGPKMMPMFLTVHLSNNEQHFTEVPVTPETTCRDVVELCKEPGESECHLSEVWRGSERPLADNERMYDILQKYGMQWNEARFFLRHERPPSRGSGNGQRAIDPNIKRNGVKGPGDRIMENGVSGPRMDMTLAELQEMAARQQQQIESQQLMLATKEQRLKYLKQQDQRQVQASEQEKLKRLREIAENQEAKLKKVRALKGHVEQKRISNGRLMEEIEQMNNLFQQKQKELMVAVAKVEELNRQLEMLKNGRIEGYHDNQSAVAELDRLYKELQLRNKLNQEQNAKLQQQRESLNKRNSEVTAMDKRVSELRDRLWKKKVALQQKENVPVAPTTSRVAAVGPYIQSATMPRMPSRPELLVKPAYLEGTAPTQVPDVPLKSQTLPNMKTAQGKAQSGIGVHSIKLQQAGTDWSAVNGESQGTAKGSVTTSGQAADTDPSARDKDKKTRPNSMFDSVQPPPGPPNLGPLRKNQSSEDLLRDVQTANKNIAKVPPPVPSKPKQINLPYFNQASQPAPPDTKVEVAPPKLTSAANKQKGPIQQRLPVPSSQELPPPAKIDNPPAVAVRPFTPQPAKDPPVPQFRKPQMVAASSIYSMYTQQQTPGKNYSVQGALSRAQTRPQFSSVYGKPVIGGSAAQNQQNGNLQMDTLVDGQTKSSSPEPDSETPVSSSENPETERIPRPLSPTKLLPFLTNPYRNQSDADLEALRRKLYNAPRPLKKRSSITEPEGPNGPNIQKLLYQRTTLAAMETISAPKQTTVTSISESSAETQGLQVSTDIEAEAPSEDSSSLHVLDIPPPEENADMFTEDIEIPSPELGPDSIPEGIPFPGVPSPGVPSPGVPSPDVPFPGVPSPAEVEVTQDTVQPPDTYVEEYPPYPPPPYPTGGDPENIAEDINMHPPEITEQFLLPPGKRTNLRKNGSERINHGMRVRFNPLALLLDSSLEGEFDLVQRIIYEVQDPSEPNDEGITALHNAVCAGHTEIVKFLVQFGVNVNAADSDGWTPLHCAASCNNVQVCKFLVESGAAVFATTYSDRQTAADKCEEMEEGYSQCSQFLYGVQEKMGIMNRGVLYALWDYPADSNDEISLKEGDCMTIVRREDEDETEWWWARLGDKEGYVPRNLLGLYPRIKPRQRSLA